From Bactrocera tryoni isolate S06 unplaced genomic scaffold, CSIRO_BtryS06_freeze2 scaffold_9, whole genome shotgun sequence, one genomic window encodes:
- the LOC120782034 gene encoding uncharacterized protein LOC120782034, with protein MSYLEEWRFLKPMMFLKDSVTPRRTRDNAEANADSILDSSTCDSVNEISSPPPKKQKSLSLESLYQKLGATMENIEKQIAAPAERSETDEAFMTTVLCLMQDLPVSVKDSFQEKMISELYRLRRENRQK; from the exons ATGAGCTACTTAGAGGAATGGCGTTTTTTAAAACCCATGATGTTTCTAAAAGACTCCGTCACACCGCGTCG CACTCGTGATAATGCAGAAGCAAATGCAGACTCTATCTTGGATTCATCTACGTGTgatagtgtaaatgaaatttcatCGCCACCTccgaagaaacaaaaaagtctcTCCCTTGAAAGTCTCTACCAGAAACTTGGCGCAACAATGGAGAACATAGAAAAGCAGATAGCGGCGCCGGCTGAAAGAAGTGAAACTGATGAGGCCTTTATGACGACGGTTTTGTGTCTGATGCAAGACCTGCCAGTGTCGGTCAAAGACAGTTTCCAAGAAAAAATGATATCAGAATTATATCGCTTACGCCGCGAAAATAGGCAAAAATGA